DNA sequence from the Cupriavidus sp. WKF15 genome:
GTGCACCTGCTGCGCGCCCTGCCAGTCGATCTCGAGCAGCACGTCGTTGCCCTGCGCCATCTGCTCCTCGATCCACACTCGCGAAGTCGCGTAGTAGTTGCCGTGGACTTCCGCCCACTCGAGGAATTCGCCGCGATCACGCGCGGCGCGGAACTTGTCCACGGAACAGAAATGGTACTCGCGACCGTCCTGCTCGCCGGGGCGCGGCGCGCGCGTGGTGTGGGAGATCGACAACCGGATCGCCGGGTCCTGCGCAAGCAGTGCGTTGACCAGGGTCGACTTGCCGGCTCCGGAGGGTGCCACCACCATGAACAGGTTGCCGGGGTAGACGGTATCGATGGCAGTGTGGGGCGTATCGCTCATGTGAATTCTTTGGATCTTCAGGCG
Encoded proteins:
- the gmk gene encoding guanylate kinase translates to MSDTPHTAIDTVYPGNLFMVVAPSGAGKSTLVNALLAQDPAIRLSISHTTRAPRPGEQDGREYHFCSVDKFRAARDRGEFLEWAEVHGNYYATSRVWIEEQMAQGNDVLLEIDWQGAQQVHKRFSNAMEIFILPPSLTALEERLKKRGQDEPNVIVRRLLAAGSEMSHASESDYVIINEVFDDALEELRNVVRATRLRFSSQKARHAELFIELGIH